The sequence AGCGTCCGCGTGGTACACCGACTCCGCCGCGTGAAAGGCCAGTTGGCGGAAGGTCCAGCCGGTTCCCGGCGCGTGGTCGTGCCGCTCGGGAGTCAGGGCGTCGAGCCGGTTGGCCCAGATGCGGGCCGGCCGGACCAGGCGGCAGCCGGCACCGCGACACCCGGCGCCCAAGCGACGAGCGCCGGACACGCCCCGCCGAGTGCCCGAGCGCACCTCGCCGAGTGCCGGACGCGCCCGCCCGAGTGCCGGACGTGCCCGCCCGAGTGCCCGAGCGCGCCACGCCGAGTGCCGGTCGAGTCCCGCCCAAGTCCCGCCCGAGTCCCGCCCGAGTGCCGGACATTCACGGGCACTTCACCCAGGAGTCAGCCGCACACCCTCCAGGGCTGGTGCGCGCTGTCTAGCGTCGCGGGTACAGACCGGTTACTGAAACGTTATGCCGTCACCTCGGTACGCCGTTACGCCATCACGCCGGTACGCACCAGAGAACAGGGACCCCCGTGAGATTCGCCCCCCTCGTGATCGCCGCGACCTCCGTCGCACTCGTCTCCCCCCTCGCCGCCCAGGCGCAGGACCGGCCCCAGGCCCAGAGCCCGGCGCAGTCCCACCCCCACAAGCCCGGTCACGGCACCCCCGCCGCTCCCGGCGTCAGCGTGCCCGGCGGGCGTTACGAGCACCCGGTGTCGGTGAAGTTCAAGGCCGAGCGCGGAGTCACCGTCCGGTACACGCTCGACGGCACCACGCCCACCCGCGACAGCCACGCCTTCCGTTCCGGCCATCCGCTGCGGATCACCAAGGACACCAATGTCACCGCCGTCGCCTTCCGCGGCAACAAGGCCGGCGTCCCGGTGTCGTACGGCTATCTGATCAAGACCCGTGAGAAGCCGCTCGCCAAGCTCGTCGTCATGTCGGACGTCCACATCGGCAGCCACGCGACGGCGGACAAGAAGTACGAGAGCTTCTTCGACACCATCGGGTCCATCTTCCCCAAGCCCGACGCGATCCTGTCCAACGGCGACATGATCAACGACAACGGCGACGGCAAGGGCCCCGACCACAAGATCGTCTCCGAGATCTTCCAGGCCAACCTCGCCCGCAAGGGCATGACCGGCACCCAGCTGCTGATCTCCAACGGCAACCACGACGCCAGCCTCGGCGCGATCCGGGCCGGCTACCCCAAGGCATGGTTCCCCGACTCGGGCGGCGGTTACTACGAGTCGAAGGTGAAGGGCCTGCCCGTCCTCACCGTCAACACGGAGACGTACAACTCCAGCACCGCCCAGCGCACCTGGCTCAAGGAGCGGCTCACGGCGATCACCGGCGACCCCGCCAACGCGGGCAAGCCGGTCCTCGTCCAGGGCCACCGGCCCACCACCGGCACGACGATGGACGGCCAGCAGGCCGCGAACCCGCTGCTGGCCGAGGATCTGAGCGCCTTCCCGCAGGCCATCCTCTTCTCCGGCCACTCCCACCTGAACATCAACGACGACCGCTCCATCCACCAGCGCGACTTCACCTCCGTCAACGACGGCTCGATGAGCTACATCGAGATCGACCACGGCTACCAGATGGTGACGGACGAGGGCCTCGCCAACCGCTTCGAGTCGCCCACCGCCCAGGCGCTCTTCGTCGAGGTCTACAAGAACCGCACCGAGATAGCCCGGGTCAACATGGCCGCGGACAAGCACGACATCTACACCGGCGGCCAGTGGTCGGCGAACTGGCAGCCGCCGTACGCGAGCGCGGGCACCCTCAGCGGCGACACCTGGACGGTGCGGCTGAAGGGCTCGACCAGCCAGGAGATCAAGAGGAACTTCCGGTACACCGCCGCCGAACGCAACACCGTGGCGCCGAAGTTCACCACCCGCAAGCCCCTCAAGGACGTACGTGACGCGAAGGGCGGCACCGCGCTGCGGATCGCGCAGGCCAAGGACGACCAGATGGTGCACCACTACAACGTGGACATCACCGACGCCTCGACCGGTGCCTCCGTCGTGTCCTCCAAGGTGCTCTCGGACTTCTACTTCACCCCTCGCCCCAACACCCTCGACATCCCGGTCCCGGGCGCGGTGAAGGGCCACCGGTACGTGGCCAGGGTCGTCGCCGTCGACGCGTACGGGAACGCCTCCCCGGCCGCCTCGCTGACGTTCCGCAAGTAGCACGTGTCCCGGTCGCCACAGGGTGGTTGACCTCCCACAGACAGCGGCCGACGCGCCTCGGGAGGCGGTCGGCCCCGCGTGAGCGGCACACGAACCGCGCGCCCCTTCCCTGCCACCGTTGCCGGGAAGGGGCGCGCGGTCGCCCGTTCCGCGCTCGCAGAGGAGGCACCGGGCGCCGGAGCCGCGCACGCACCCCGGCGGCCGGCCGGCCCGCGATCAGCCGGCCCGCGGGCGGCTCAGCGCAGTTCCTCCGGGCACGGGGTGCCGGGCTGGAGCTGGTACGGGGCCGCCAGCCGGTACACCCCGGGCTCCGGGGCGAGCAGCTCGGTCCACTCGTCGCCCTCCGGGTTCTCCTCCACCTGGATCAGGCAGCCGTGCGTATTGGCGAACGTCTTGGGGGCGTTCTCGTCCTGCTTCGACCGCCGCTTCGACTCCTCGGTCTCCTGCGGCCGGTCCAGGCTCCTGCCCTCCTCGTCGACCACCGCAAGCCAGCGCGAGTACGGGATCCGGATCAGCACCCGGCCGGCCGACTTCACCCGGATCGTCAGCTCGTCCGCGCCCGCCCGCTCCACCGTCGCGGGCGGGTCGGCCATCGGCACCGGGTCCAGGACCCGGAACAGCTTCCAGTTGGAGTCGCCCCAGATCTTCGTCAGATACGGCTGGCCCTTCTCGACGAGCGCCGCCTCCGTCGCGGCCCCGCTGTCCGGCTTCCCCGTGGGCAGCACGACATAGTGCACGGCCCAGCGGTCCAGCCACTCCCGGTAGTTCATGGCGTTGAGGGTGTCGTCGTAGAAGAGCGGGTTGCGCTTCATGTCGGCCTGGCGGTTCCAGCCGCGGGCGAGGTTGACGTACGGCGCGAGCGCCGACGCCTCCCGGTGGCTGCTCGCGGGCACCACTTCCACCCGGCCCCGCTCCGCCCCCACCTCCTGGAGCTCATTCACCAGCGGGGCCAGCTCACGGGCCCAGGACGCGGTCGGGGCGGTACGGACGATGTCGTCGACGCCCTTGAAGCCGATCCAGAAGTTCAGCCCGGCGAAGGCGAGGACCAGCGCGTACCAGCGGCGGGTCCGGGGCGCCGTGTACGGCAGGGCGGCCAGCAGCGTCACCCCGGCGAACAGCATCGCCATGCGGGTGACGTTCGACCCGATCTGCGAGTCGACGACGTACGTCAGCAGCGTTCCGACACCGTAGACGGCGGCCGCCGTGCGGACCGTCTTCCAGTCGCGCGGTACGAGGACGAAGATGATCACCGCGAAGATGAACGGCAGCGACAGCGTCCCGACCGACATCGGCTGCGTACCGGAGAACGGGAACAGCCACGAGGACAGCGCCACCACCGCGACCGGGGCGAGGCCCAGCGCGTACGCGCCGGGGCGCCGCTTGTGGAGGAAGAGCGCGGCGGCGACCACACCGAGGAAGAGCCCGGCGACCGGGCTGGCGGCGGTCGCGAGTCCGGCCAGCGGCGCGGCGACGGCCGCCTTGGCCCACCGCTTGTAGCGCCACTTGTGCGGCCAGCAGAACACGGCGGCGACGGCACCGACCGCGAACATCATGCCGAGCCCGAACGTCACACGTCCGGAGAGCGCGTTGCACAGATAGGCGAAGGCCCCGGCGAGCGAGCAGGCCAGTGGATTGCGCACGGCGCGGACCCGGACCAGGATCATCGCGGTCAGCGCGGCGGACACCGTACCGACGATCATCATCGTCGTACGGACGCCGAGCACCGACATCAGATACGGCGACACGACGCTGTACGAGACGGGGTGCATGCCCCCGTACCAGGCGAGGTTGTACGCGGTGCCGGGATGCCGGCCGACGAACTCGGCCCAGGCGTCCTGCGCCGCGATGTCACCGCCGCTGTTCGCGAAGAAGAAGAACCACAGGACATGGGTGACCGCCGCGGCCGCCGTCGTGATCGTGACCGGATGCCGCAGCAGACGCCGGAACCGGCTGCGCCGCGGCGCAGCGGCGGTCGTGGTGGCGTCGCCGGTGACGGGTTCGGCGGTACGCGGAGCGGGCAGCCGGATCCGTGCGGCCGGGCTGCCGCCGAGCTCACCGTTCCCGGTGCTGTGGTCGGTGCTGCTGTCCGCCTCGCGGCCGGGTCTCGGCTCCGCGGTGGTCACTACGGCTCTCCCCGTCGTCCGCCGGGCCCCGTACTTCCCTGATAAGGACGCGGTCCCGGCGTCCCCAGTTGCCCGGGGACGCTAACACGTACGCGGCCGGGCGGGGGGCGCCGGGATCGACGCCCCCCACCACGGCCCACGTGGTTTCGCCGGATCAGCCGACCCGGGTCAGCTTCTTGTCGAAGGCCGGTTCCGCCAACTCGCTCCGGAGCGCGACCGGCACCTTCACCTGGCTGGCGCCCTCGCCCACGGTCAGGGTGCCGACCTCGGTCCCGGCCGGCGCGGAGTTCGGCACCGTCTTCCCGCCGTCGGTGAGTTCGAGCTTCACCGTGAGCCCGGCCCAGCCGACCGCCCGCACGTCCTTGGTGGCGACGACCGGCGTCGTGCCGCCGAGGCCGTCGTCGACGGCGCCGACGACCTGCCCCTTCTTCACGATCTTCGCGCCCTTCAGCTCGTCCTGGGTGGCGATCATGACCTTCTTGCTCGCCGCGTTGACCGCGTCGATGATCGAGGACTCGCTGTACTGGCCGAGCACCGCGCCGACGATCAGCTGGTCGGTACCGTCGACCATCTTGTGCGCCGCGAAGAGCAGGTTGCCGCCCGCCTTGGTGGTCGAACCGGTCTTGATCCCCAGGGCTCCGTCGAAGGGCACGAGGGTGTTGTAGTTCCGCCAGGTCTTGCCCGACGGGTCCTTCCACTCCGGCAGCTTGGTGATGTCCA is a genomic window of Streptomyces sp. NBC_01237 containing:
- a CDS encoding MFS transporter; translated protein: MTTAEPRPGREADSSTDHSTGNGELGGSPAARIRLPAPRTAEPVTGDATTTAAAPRRSRFRRLLRHPVTITTAAAAVTHVLWFFFFANSGGDIAAQDAWAEFVGRHPGTAYNLAWYGGMHPVSYSVVSPYLMSVLGVRTTMMIVGTVSAALTAMILVRVRAVRNPLACSLAGAFAYLCNALSGRVTFGLGMMFAVGAVAAVFCWPHKWRYKRWAKAAVAAPLAGLATAASPVAGLFLGVVAAALFLHKRRPGAYALGLAPVAVVALSSWLFPFSGTQPMSVGTLSLPFIFAVIIFVLVPRDWKTVRTAAAVYGVGTLLTYVVDSQIGSNVTRMAMLFAGVTLLAALPYTAPRTRRWYALVLAFAGLNFWIGFKGVDDIVRTAPTASWARELAPLVNELQEVGAERGRVEVVPASSHREASALAPYVNLARGWNRQADMKRNPLFYDDTLNAMNYREWLDRWAVHYVVLPTGKPDSGAATEAALVEKGQPYLTKIWGDSNWKLFRVLDPVPMADPPATVERAGADELTIRVKSAGRVLIRIPYSRWLAVVDEEGRSLDRPQETEESKRRSKQDENAPKTFANTHGCLIQVEENPEGDEWTELLAPEPGVYRLAAPYQLQPGTPCPEELR
- a CDS encoding chitobiase/beta-hexosaminidase C-terminal domain-containing protein; the encoded protein is MRFAPLVIAATSVALVSPLAAQAQDRPQAQSPAQSHPHKPGHGTPAAPGVSVPGGRYEHPVSVKFKAERGVTVRYTLDGTTPTRDSHAFRSGHPLRITKDTNVTAVAFRGNKAGVPVSYGYLIKTREKPLAKLVVMSDVHIGSHATADKKYESFFDTIGSIFPKPDAILSNGDMINDNGDGKGPDHKIVSEIFQANLARKGMTGTQLLISNGNHDASLGAIRAGYPKAWFPDSGGGYYESKVKGLPVLTVNTETYNSSTAQRTWLKERLTAITGDPANAGKPVLVQGHRPTTGTTMDGQQAANPLLAEDLSAFPQAILFSGHSHLNINDDRSIHQRDFTSVNDGSMSYIEIDHGYQMVTDEGLANRFESPTAQALFVEVYKNRTEIARVNMAADKHDIYTGGQWSANWQPPYASAGTLSGDTWTVRLKGSTSQEIKRNFRYTAAERNTVAPKFTTRKPLKDVRDAKGGTALRIAQAKDDQMVHHYNVDITDASTGASVVSSKVLSDFYFTPRPNTLDIPVPGAVKGHRYVARVVAVDAYGNASPAASLTFRK